Sequence from the Panicum virgatum strain AP13 chromosome 5N, P.virgatum_v5, whole genome shotgun sequence genome:
TACTTTAGCGAGCACGTGAACACAAAATTTTCTAACAAACTTCCTAGTACCGCTATCTGAAGGACATTTAGGCCCTGTTTCGATTCtaatttttttcagaagtccctatcacatcaaaaggaatcttactattttatagtattaaataaaatctgtttataaatatttttgacagctgagtgctttttcgcgagacgaatctaatgagcctaattaattcataatttgctacagtggtgctacagtaccattcgctaatcatgaattaagatatctcattagattcgtctcgcagtttagccccagagttctgcagttagttctataattaatatttatttaatacttctaaatactaaaaaattcCTGAGACTTTTATTAAATCCCTATTTCAAAACACCACTTAAAACCTGATGGAAAGTCTCGCACCAACCTTCCAACCATAGTACAGTTCAACTGGCGTGGCGAAGTACCATCGCCACCAGTTCCCACGAGGCTAGGCACCAACCACCACAGCATCGGCCATGCCGGCCGCTCGCCTCAGCCGATCCGCGACATTCCTGTCCGGGTGAGGCCAACCGCTTCTTCGCTCCCCTCGGTAAATCGGCGATCcagctggcccccagccgcaaCCGAAAGCATAGCAACGCCCGAATAGAAAAACAacaggagaggaggaagggggaaaAAAGCTCGCAGAAGTGAGCTCccacctcccctctctctctctccgctcGCAGTCTCGCACCACCACCGTCCGCCGAACCCTCCGATCCAAACCCTGCTCGCATCGCGCCGCATGCCTCCGCGCgccacgaggcggcggcgcagcagctgACCACTGACCGCCCGCCCCTTTGACCGGCCGGGGAGAGAGACATGGGCGGCGTGACGTCCACCATCGCCGCGCGCTTCGCCTTCTtcccgcccacgccgccgtcctacaccgtcgtcgtcgccgacgccgccaccggccgcctcgCCATCCCGGAGATCTCCCGTGCCCCCGGGCGCCGCCGgaggcgggacggcggcggcgtcggcggcggcggggactcgTCCTCCACCGCGGCCGCCGAGGAGGGGGACGGCACGGATGTGGTGCGCCTCCGCACGCGCCGCGGCAACGAGATCGTGGGCGTCTACGTGCGCCacgcgccggcctccgccaccaTGCTCTACTCCCACGGCAACGCCGCCGACCTCGGCCAGATGTACGGGCTCTTCTTCGAGCTCAGCCGACGCCTCCGTGTCAATCTCTTCGGGTAAATGTTCCGCCCCCGCCACTTCAGGTCCCGCGATTGCCAATTTTGCTGGATTTGGCTGCAAGCTTGAGGGGTTTTCCTTTGGGGGAAACTTACGGGAGGGTTTTGGGAAAGGCGGGCGCGGTCGATTTCTGGCGTGCATTTATTGTTAGATGTGGTGTGGTTTATATCTTTTGGCCGGTTCCTTCGATTAGACAAAATCGATGTGATTTGCTCTAATTTTGGGACCCTACAGCAGCAACAGCCAATTTGTCATGAAATTGAATGATTGATAGGAAATAGGATTGGATCACTCAACCATTTTGGTTAAGCGCTGTGGAAATCGACCTGTATTATAGTAGCAAACAACTAACTTCCCCTCTAACTTCTCTATGCTGTTCTCCCCCTAAATTCACTTGATTGAATTTCGATTTTAAGGAGACGCTTGCATTTAGTGCATTGCTTTTGAGGTTTTGAGCAAAATGAAGCATACATTTGGGCTTGAGAGTACTGAGTACCAGAGTAATTGGTGTGACATTTTTCTGTTCATAAAAGAGAGATCTATTTCTCATAAAatgaaaaggaaaaagtctatataacCCCTGACGTATCGTCGGTGGTTTACTTAACCCCCCAACCTACAAAACAAAATATCTAACACATTTAACTTTGCTAAACCAGTCATTTTACCCCCTGAGGTGGTTTGGGCATCTGGTTTTGCCTACGTGGCGCTCCATCTGGGTAGGTAGTGACACGGTGGCTGCGGGGCCCACCCGTTAGGCTGCTCTGCCTCTCTCTCTGCCCATGTCTTCTCTCACCGACAGGTGGTCCCCACCCGTCAtcccccacctccagctccatcTCCTACTTCCATCCATGGTGGGACAGCACCCGGCCATGGAGTTGACCGGTGGCGGAGAATGCAGAGGCCATGACGAACTCGCCGACGGAGCTCACGATGCCAGGAAGGGAGCTGGTCGCGGTTGCTGCTGCGAGAAGTAGAGATCGACGGCGGTGAGATCCGGCGAGCACTGGAGGAGACGCTGCGGGCATGGATCGATGCCAAGGAGTGTCTGGGCAGGCTCTTTGTGTCATTGCGAATCGAACGGAGGTGGAATAGTTGCAAGGAACGGCTCTGGTGAGGAGATCGAactagcggcggcggcctcagccatggcgatggcggcAGTGGGTGTGGGCATTCGAGAGGGGGAGAGGGCACATGAAGGGCCGAGGCGGCTGCGGCGCGTGCGGGGTCCTCAGGCCGTGCTTCAATAGGGCAGAGGCGAGAGAGAGGGGCCAGGATGAAGCTCGGCTCCCATGCCATCAATGGTGGCAACGCCATTGATGGCCGGAGATCAACCTCGTCGTCTACCAGGTCAACAAGGTGACGCTGCCCCGAAGCTCTTCGGGACGGCCAAAGCACCCGCACCCTCGCCGCTCGCGACGGCCAAGAAGATAGGCAAGACGCCGACGACCGTCGCGGACTCGCCCGAGGCAGAGGAGTCCCTGGACGCGATGGCGGCAAGGTTGAACATGGGAGGTGGCCTTGCGGCGGCTCTTGCGCTCGCCGGAGTGTGGTGGGGGCTGTAGTGACGACGATGAGAGTAGTCTGAGGTCCCTCCATGGATGAAAGcaggagatggagatggagctggaggtgggggaTGACGGGTGGGGACCACCTGTCGGTGAGACTAGACGTGGGTAGAGAGAGATGCAGAGCAGCCTAACGAGTGGACCTCGCAGCCACCGTGTCACTGCCTGCCCAGATGGAGTGCCACGTAGGCAAAACCAGATGCCCAAACCACCTCAGGGGGTAAAATGACCGGTTTGGCAAAGTTTAATGTGTTAGATATCTGGTTTTGTAGGTTGGGGGGTTAAGTAAACCACCCACGATACGTCAGGGGgttatatagactttttccaaaaCGAAAAGATAGAGAAGTGTGTAACATATATTCACGTGTAATAATGCCAAGCTATCTGCTTTAAGCAAGGGATGGTACCGACTTTGTAGGTGTGCCAGAGAAGCAAGATAATGTATTTTGTGGATGTATCTTGGATTTTACACTATGAACTTTTTGGATGCTGATGAGATGGTGACTTGCACTCCGAGGCATGATTAGTGGGTCTGTCTAGTGGATTGCAGTATGCATGGAGATGTGCATCATATTTTGGATTCCAAGGACTCTATCTTATTTGTCAGCCTCTTGTAGGATGTGGACAATGGCTTTGTGATTCCTGAAAGAAAATTCCATTCCATGCCATTATTCTATAATGTCAGACAGACATTAAATCATATTTTGTTATTATAACTCTATTGCTAAACTGCATAATTACCATCCTCATTGGAAGCGTCACAAATCCTGCAAAGCATATCCAGCATTTGCTTACTCGTCCATCCCAAGTTAATATGATTAGCTTGACAACTGAATTGCAGCATTTTTGAGTGGCTGTTTTATGTGTTATCCTTTGTTTGGAACAATATCGACCACTTTCTAAATTTCCATAATCCATAATTCCATTGCTAAAGAGGCTTCTCGTTCACACTGATGCATAATTTGTGGTCGAAGTTAGTTCCCTACCCAAAAGAGCAGTTGAAGCTAGGAGcagatatatttttttttctgaaagtgATTTTTAACAGACTTACATGTTACTGCAGGTATGATTATTCTGGTTATGGGAGATCAACAGGGAAGGTATTTTTCTGTTCTTTTATGTTGGTTGCTTCACCAGTAACTTACCTAGCAATCTAATCTTCTCCCTAACCTATCTTAATATACAGTTTATTCTTCCATTGAACAGCCCACTGAGTGTAATACATATGCAGACATTGAAGCAGCATACAACTGCCTCAAGGAAAAATATAGTGTCGCAGATGAGGATATAATCCTATATGGTCAGTCTGTTGGAAGTGGTCCGACCATTGATCTTGCTTCACGATTGCCAAACTTGCGAGCTGTGGTTTTGCACAGTCCCATTTTATCTGGACTAAGAGTACTGTATCCAGTCAAACGGACATTTTGGTTCGACATTTACAAGGTATATCTGGTTCTTCTATTTCCATAGATCTATGGTTATCTGGTTGCTAAATAACTAATAACTTCTCTCTCCTTTCTGTAGAACATCGATAAGATTGGCTTGGTAAATTGCCCAGTACTTGTTATTCATGTGAGTTTTACtatttccttctctctctctcttttccattTTCATAGTGATCAATAGTTACATTGGATCCTTGATGGAATTAACTTTGGATATGATACAACAGTAGATTGAGCCTATCAATAGGTGATTCCTCATCTGTAGTAGGGTGTGCAATGTAGAATATTCGTGAGTAATATGCACCTCTCAGCAAGCCAAGTATGGAACATTTAAAAATGAACAGCCATATATGTCAAAGTtgtagaggcctaagaactggCATCTTGAAACTATCATTATTCATCTTTGTTATCTGGTATATCATAGTTGCTTCTTAAGAATGTTGCTCTGATTTTTCATAACCTGATTATTCTTATACTAGGGTACATCAGACGATGTTGTCAACTGCTCCCATGGAAAACAGCTATGGGAGCATTGCAAAGTGAAATATTCACCACTGTGGTTAAGTGGCGGTGGCCACTGCAATCTCGAGTTGTATCCTGATTACATTAGGCACTTGAAGAAGTTTGTGTCAAGCCTTAACAAAAAATCGCCAAAACCTGACCCGCAAGAGATAACAGCCAATGATGGCACTACCACTAAAGCCACGGAGGCTTCATGCTCAGAAAAACCCAAGGAGGCTGCAAAGTGCTCACAGATCTCGCGGAAGAGCCTGGATAGCCGAGTTGGGAAATCTAAAACAGTGGATGTTCCTGAGAAACCACGGGTGAGCTCAGATGATATCGACAAGTTCAGGAGGAGACGATGCTTGGTCTGGTGATGTATGATCTGATCTCTGGTGCAAATTGTGGAGCTGTACCTGAATACTATGGTGTGGGAATCAAGCAACTGTATTACATGATATCACAAGGAATGGCTCCAGCTTTTCTGCGGTGGAGAGAAAAGAGCTGTTAAATAAGGAAGGGAATCAGGAAGCTACAATCATTATCCATCAGAGAGCTACTACACGAAACCAGTAGTTCCTCAGTTAATTTAACACTTACAGCGTCGGCCTGTTTTGCAGCACCGATTAGGGTTTCCATCGTGTAAAAGTGTACCATTGTTGTCTGTAATCACGAGGGACCAATACAAACATTTGCCGCCACTCTGTGCAAAGTCTAAAGCCTTAACGGAATCACGAGCACAATAGTCTGTTCTGGCTGCACCAGTATAAGGTTCACGTGCATCGTGTATGGTGGATCCATGTGAGCTTACCCTGTGCGCCGATCTACTTCCTGTATGGATTATTCAGCAATGCAGTACATATCATGGCAATCTGACTTGTGCAACGGCAGATAAGTATACCACAGTTATCAATTGGTCATGTCAGTCCCTTtttccaagaaaaagaacaaataaaaagaaagaaagaagagaaataAAAGGGGTCAGCCTTGTCAGATATGACATATGTCCAGTACTCATATAACTAATTAACTATAAGTGCCATTCACCACTCTTACATATATGTACATTCCCTCTGTCCTGACGGTGCcaacaaaacaaacaaatatCTACATCACCAGAAACTACGAGCCCTGAAAGCCAAAGGGACAGGTAATCTGGCATGCCTCACACAACAAGCGCATCTCTATGCAGCAGCGGCAACAAATACAGATAAATCTCGATCAGCTTCTCGAGCACTAATCTAATCCCTGCTGGTGTTGGGCGTCGTGGCCCTGCTGTCCCACGGGGCGTGAACCGTGGTGGGGGAGAAGGGCCCGTCCTTGTGCTTGTCCCCATCCTTCTCCGCCGGGCACTCGCCCTGGACGCTCCTGAGCACCTCGAGCACCTCCTTCATCGGTGGGCGCATCTCACCGTTCTGCTGCAGGCAGCGGAAGGCCAGCTCGGCGACCatggtcatcatcttcttcgtcgCCGGGTCGGCCTCGTAGCCCAGGTCGAGGTCCACCAGCTGCTCGAGGTGGCAGTTCTGGATCTTGCTGATGGCCATGCCGGCTAGGTTGATCTCGTTGCGGTGCCGGGTGATGTCCACGGCGGGCTTCGACGAGATGagctccaccaggaccaccccgaagctgtacacgtcgcTCTTGTCCGTCAGCTGGTAGCACTGGTGGTACTCTGGATCCACGTACCTGATCGATGCCACGTGTCCAAGAACACATATCAGCAATTCCATCACGTGTCGAATTGAAATCAAGAGGAGCTTTTGGCTAGGGCAAACACAACAACACGATGAGAAAACTTTTGGGCGTACCCTGGCGTGCCCTGGGGCGCGGTGGAGACGTGCGTGACGTCGAGGGGGAAGAGGCGGGAGAGGCCGAAGTCGGCGACCTTGACGTGGAAGTCGGCGTCGAGGAGGATGTTGGTGGTCTTGACGTCGCGGTGCACGACGGGGGGCTCGATGGCGTGGAGGTAGGAGAGCGCCGCGGCGGACTCGACGGCGATGCTGAGGCGGAGCGGCCACGACAGCGCGCGCTCCGGGGCGCGGTGCCCGTGCAGGTGGTCGGCGACCGTGCCGTTGGCGACGAACTCGTACACCAGGAGGA
This genomic interval carries:
- the LOC120675358 gene encoding alpha/beta hydrolase domain-containing protein 17C-like, with protein sequence MGGVTSTIAARFAFFPPTPPSYTVVVADAATGRLAIPEISRAPGRRRRRDGGGVGGGGDSSSTAAAEEGDGTDVVRLRTRRGNEIVGVYVRHAPASATMLYSHGNAADLGQMYGLFFELSRRLRVNLFGYDYSGYGRSTGKPTECNTYADIEAAYNCLKEKYSVADEDIILYGQSVGSGPTIDLASRLPNLRAVVLHSPILSGLRVLYPVKRTFWFDIYKNIDKIGLVNCPVLVIHGTSDDVVNCSHGKQLWEHCKVKYSPLWLSGGGHCNLELYPDYIRHLKKFVSSLNKKSPKPDPQEITANDGTTTKATEASCSEKPKEAAKCSQISRKSLDSRVGKSKTVDVPEKPRVSSDDIDKFRRRRCLVW